Proteins from a single region of Shinella zoogloeoides:
- the lpxC gene encoding UDP-3-O-acyl-N-acetylglucosamine deacetylase — MHMTMLGFQTTISHPVTISGTGVHSGAAVSITFNPSEADSGIVFQRQHDDGTVSEYRAVSSQVGNTDLCTVLGFSPATCIATIEHVMAALYALGLDNVLIEVHGAEMPIMDGSSAPFIDAIDQVGLVALSVKRRYIRIVKPVRIEAGASWAEFSPYDGTRFEVEIDFDCPLIGRQAWKGDLTPATFRNELSRARTFGFMRDVERLWASGHALGSSLENSVVISDDNTVINVEGLRYAKDEFVRHKTLDAVGDLALAGAPFIGCYRSYRGGHKMNAHALNALLSDRTAYEVVEASTPRSRAGQRELIAVNAPEFAPWSL; from the coding sequence ATGCATATGACGATGCTCGGTTTCCAGACGACGATCTCCCATCCGGTGACGATTTCCGGTACGGGCGTCCATTCCGGTGCGGCGGTTTCGATCACCTTCAACCCCTCCGAGGCCGACAGCGGCATCGTCTTCCAGCGCCAGCATGACGACGGCACCGTCAGCGAATACCGCGCCGTCTCCTCGCAGGTCGGCAATACGGATCTGTGCACCGTTCTCGGCTTCTCGCCGGCAACCTGCATCGCCACCATCGAGCATGTCATGGCTGCGCTCTATGCGCTCGGCCTCGACAATGTGCTGATCGAAGTCCACGGCGCCGAAATGCCGATCATGGACGGCAGCTCCGCCCCCTTCATCGACGCCATCGATCAGGTCGGCCTCGTCGCCCTTTCCGTCAAGCGCCGCTATATCCGCATCGTCAAGCCGGTGCGCATCGAGGCGGGCGCGTCCTGGGCCGAGTTCTCGCCCTATGACGGCACGCGATTCGAGGTCGAGATCGATTTCGACTGCCCGCTGATTGGCCGCCAGGCCTGGAAGGGCGATCTGACGCCTGCCACCTTCCGCAACGAACTGTCCCGCGCGCGCACCTTCGGCTTCATGCGCGATGTCGAGCGTCTCTGGGCCTCCGGCCATGCGCTCGGCTCCTCGCTGGAAAACTCCGTCGTCATCTCCGATGACAATACGGTGATCAACGTGGAAGGCCTGCGCTACGCGAAGGACGAGTTCGTTCGTCACAAGACCCTCGACGCCGTGGGCGACCTTGCCCTTGCCGGCGCACCCTTCATCGGCTGCTACCGCTCCTATCGCGGCGGCCACAAGATGAACGCCCATGCGCTGAACGCCCTTCTCAGCGACCGCACCGCCTATGAGGTGGTCGAGGCTTCCACGCCGCGGTCCCGCGCCGGCCAGCGCGAGCTGATCGCCGTCAACGCTCCCGAGTTCGCGCCCTGGTCTCTGTGA
- the ligA gene encoding NAD-dependent DNA ligase LigA, with protein MANAKTPVEILTEEEAAAELAFLAAEIARNDELYHGQDAPEISDADYDALKRRNEEIEARFPALVRDDSPSRRVGSAPLPTFAPITHSRPMLSLDNTFSDEDVRDFVASVYRFLGRLPDDSIAFTAEPKIDGLSMSIRYENGRLVSAATRGDGTTGENVTANVLTIDEIPSRLPAGAPAVVEVRGEVYMAKSDFLALNEKMAAEGKQTYVNPRNTAAGSLRQLDASVTASRKLRFFAYAWGEMSEMPADTQFGMIGVLKGWGFPVNPMTQRLSRVEEIIAHYREIGLARPDLDYDIDGVVYKVDELALQERLGFRSRSPRWATAHKFPAEQAFTTVEKIDIQVGRTGALTPVARLTPVTVGGVVVTNATLHNADYIEGIGNSGERIREEGHDIRIGDTVIVQRAGDVIPQVLDVVMEKRPAGSVSYEFPKTCPVCESHAVRERNEKTGRLDSVTRCTGGFVCRAQAVEHLKHFVSRNAFDIEGLGSKQIDFFFEAEDASLAIRTAPDIFTLEKRQAASLTRLENIDGFGKVSVRKLYDAIDARRSIALNRFIYALGIRHVGETNAKLLARAYGTYAAFEEAMKASAPLSGEAWSELNSIDGIGEVVARAMVEFYKEPRNLDVIGRLLEEVTPQAAEAIVASSSPVAGKTVVFTGSLEKMTRDEAKAMAERLGAKVAGSVSKKTDLVVAGPGAGSKLDKAREFSVEVIDEDGWFELIKGS; from the coding sequence ATGGCGAACGCGAAAACCCCCGTCGAAATCCTGACCGAAGAAGAGGCCGCGGCCGAGCTTGCCTTTCTGGCGGCGGAGATTGCGCGCAATGACGAACTCTATCACGGTCAGGATGCCCCCGAGATTTCGGATGCCGACTACGACGCGCTGAAGCGCCGCAACGAGGAGATCGAGGCGCGTTTTCCCGCGCTGGTGCGCGATGACAGTCCGTCACGCCGCGTCGGCTCCGCGCCGCTGCCGACCTTCGCGCCGATCACCCATTCCCGGCCGATGCTGTCGCTCGACAATACCTTTTCCGACGAGGACGTGCGCGACTTCGTCGCCTCCGTCTACCGCTTCCTCGGCCGCCTGCCGGACGATTCCATCGCGTTTACCGCCGAGCCGAAGATCGACGGCCTTTCCATGTCGATCCGCTACGAGAACGGCCGCCTTGTCAGTGCTGCGACGCGCGGCGACGGCACGACGGGCGAGAACGTCACCGCCAATGTCCTGACCATCGACGAAATCCCGAGCCGCCTTCCGGCCGGCGCGCCGGCCGTCGTGGAGGTGCGCGGCGAGGTCTACATGGCCAAGAGCGATTTTTTGGCGCTCAACGAGAAGATGGCGGCGGAAGGCAAGCAGACCTATGTCAACCCGCGCAACACGGCGGCCGGTTCGCTGCGCCAGCTCGACGCCTCGGTGACGGCGAGCCGCAAGCTGCGCTTCTTCGCCTATGCCTGGGGCGAGATGTCGGAGATGCCGGCCGATACGCAGTTCGGCATGATCGGCGTGCTGAAAGGCTGGGGCTTCCCGGTCAACCCGATGACGCAGCGGCTTTCGCGCGTCGAGGAGATCATCGCACATTACCGCGAGATCGGCCTTGCCCGGCCGGACCTCGACTACGATATCGACGGCGTCGTCTACAAGGTCGACGAACTGGCGCTTCAGGAACGCCTCGGCTTCCGTTCCCGCTCGCCGCGCTGGGCGACGGCGCACAAGTTCCCGGCCGAGCAGGCCTTCACCACGGTCGAGAAGATCGACATCCAGGTCGGCCGCACCGGCGCGCTGACGCCCGTCGCGCGGCTGACGCCCGTCACGGTCGGCGGCGTGGTCGTCACCAATGCGACCCTGCACAATGCCGATTACATCGAGGGCATCGGCAATAGCGGCGAGCGCATCCGCGAAGAGGGGCACGATATCCGCATCGGCGATACCGTGATTGTGCAGCGCGCGGGCGACGTGATCCCGCAGGTGCTGGATGTCGTGATGGAAAAGCGGCCGGCGGGATCGGTGTCCTACGAATTCCCGAAGACCTGCCCGGTCTGCGAGAGCCATGCCGTGCGCGAGCGCAACGAAAAGACGGGCCGGCTCGATTCCGTCACCCGCTGCACGGGCGGCTTCGTCTGCCGCGCGCAGGCGGTGGAGCACCTGAAGCATTTCGTCTCGCGCAACGCCTTCGATATCGAAGGATTGGGCTCCAAGCAGATCGATTTCTTCTTCGAGGCGGAAGATGCGTCTCTCGCGATCCGCACCGCGCCCGATATCTTCACGCTAGAGAAGCGGCAGGCGGCGTCCCTGACCCGGCTGGAAAATATCGACGGCTTCGGCAAGGTGAGCGTGCGCAAACTCTACGACGCCATCGACGCCCGCCGCTCCATCGCGCTCAACCGCTTCATCTATGCGCTCGGTATCCGCCATGTCGGCGAGACCAATGCGAAGCTGCTGGCGCGCGCTTACGGCACCTACGCCGCCTTCGAGGAGGCGATGAAGGCGTCCGCGCCGCTTTCCGGTGAGGCATGGAGCGAACTCAACAGCATCGACGGCATCGGCGAGGTCGTCGCCCGCGCCATGGTCGAGTTCTACAAGGAGCCCCGCAATCTCGATGTGATCGGCCGGCTGCTGGAGGAGGTGACGCCGCAGGCCGCCGAGGCAATCGTCGCATCGTCCAGCCCGGTTGCGGGCAAGACGGTGGTCTTCACCGGATCGCTGGAGAAGATGACACGCGACGAGGCCAAGGCCATGGCCGAGCGGCTGGGCGCGAAGGTGGCGGGGTCCGTGTCGAAGAAGACCGACCTCGTTGTCGCCGGTCCCGGGGCCGGCTCCAAGCTCGACAAGGCGCGCGAATTCAGCGTCGAGGTGATCGACGAGGACGGCTGGTTCGAACTGATCAAGGGATCGTGA
- the panB gene encoding 3-methyl-2-oxobutanoate hydroxymethyltransferase, whose product MSVHTAKRRLAPADIKALKGERPIVSLTAYTTPVAKLMDPHVDFMLVGDSLGMVLYGLDSTVGVTVEMMIAHGQAVMRGSSNACVVIDLPFGSYQQSKEQAFATAARVLKETGCSAVKLEGGAEMAETVHFLTQRGIPVLGHVGLMPQLINTTGGYRSLGRNDKEVEKIRKDAAAIDEAGAFAIVIEGTVEPLAREITGNVKVPTIGIGASPACDGQVLVVDDVLGIFTDFKPRFVKHFANIAPIMSEAFATYAQEVKARSFPGPEHTFQLKKS is encoded by the coding sequence ATGAGCGTACACACCGCCAAGCGTCGTCTGGCTCCCGCCGACATCAAGGCCCTCAAGGGTGAGCGTCCCATCGTCAGTCTGACCGCCTATACGACGCCGGTCGCCAAGCTCATGGACCCGCATGTCGATTTCATGCTGGTTGGCGATAGCCTCGGCATGGTGCTCTACGGCCTCGATTCCACGGTCGGCGTGACCGTCGAGATGATGATCGCCCACGGGCAGGCCGTCATGCGCGGTTCGTCCAACGCCTGCGTCGTCATCGACCTGCCGTTCGGTTCCTACCAGCAGTCCAAGGAGCAGGCTTTCGCCACGGCTGCCCGGGTGCTGAAGGAAACCGGCTGTTCGGCCGTGAAGCTTGAAGGCGGGGCGGAAATGGCCGAGACGGTGCATTTCCTCACCCAGCGCGGCATTCCGGTGCTCGGCCATGTCGGCCTGATGCCGCAGCTCATCAACACGACGGGCGGCTACCGCTCGCTCGGCCGTAACGACAAGGAAGTCGAGAAGATCCGCAAGGACGCCGCCGCCATCGACGAGGCCGGCGCCTTCGCCATCGTCATCGAAGGTACGGTCGAGCCGCTGGCGCGCGAAATCACCGGCAACGTCAAGGTGCCGACCATCGGCATCGGCGCATCGCCGGCCTGCGACGGGCAGGTGCTGGTGGTGGACGACGTGCTCGGCATCTTCACGGATTTCAAGCCCCGCTTCGTCAAGCACTTCGCCAACATCGCGCCCATCATGAGCGAGGCGTTCGCAACCTATGCGCAAGAGGTCAAGGCGCGCAGCTTCCCGGGGCCGGAGCATACGTTCCAGCTCAAGAAGAGCTGA
- the recN gene encoding DNA repair protein RecN — MLAQLSIRDIVLIERLDLAFESGLSVLTGETGAGKSILLDSLSLALGGRGDGSLVRHGTERGQVTAVFDVPGNHRARALLRDNGIDDDGDLIFRRQQSADGRTKAYVNDQPVSVQLMRQAGQLLVEIHGQHDDRALVDTDAHRLLLDAFGGLSEAAADVGTLYHQWKEAERTLRRHREKVEAAAREADYLRSSVEELETLSPQDGEEDALAETRARMMKAERIAGDINEASEFLNGNASPVPLIAALVRRLERKSHEAPGLLEETVEFLDQALNQLSDAQRAVDEALRKTEYDPKELERTEERLFALRAAARKYSVPVTGLPALAAKMIADLADLDAGEEKLVQLQARLVETRAAYEISARSLSEKRHHAADALAAAVMAELPALKLERARFTVEITTDPDGGAEEGIDTVEFHVQTNPGTRRGPIMKVASGGELSRFLLALKVALADRGSAPTLVFDEIDTGVGGAVADAIGQRLKRLSATVQVLSVTHAPQVAARAATHLLISKGPVEGSETVATRVARMDDGARTEEIARMLAGASVTDEARAAAARLLSGGV; from the coding sequence ATGCTGGCGCAGCTATCGATCCGCGATATCGTCTTGATCGAACGGCTCGATCTTGCCTTCGAGTCGGGCCTTTCCGTGCTGACCGGCGAGACGGGCGCCGGAAAATCCATTCTTCTCGACAGTCTTTCGCTGGCCCTCGGCGGGCGTGGCGATGGCTCGCTGGTGCGTCACGGCACCGAGCGCGGCCAGGTGACGGCCGTTTTCGACGTGCCGGGCAACCATCGGGCGCGGGCGCTCCTTCGCGACAACGGCATCGACGACGACGGCGACCTCATCTTCCGCCGCCAGCAATCGGCCGACGGCCGCACCAAGGCCTATGTCAACGACCAGCCGGTTTCCGTGCAGCTCATGCGGCAGGCCGGCCAGCTTCTCGTGGAAATTCACGGCCAGCACGACGACCGTGCGCTTGTCGATACCGACGCGCATCGCCTGCTGCTCGACGCCTTCGGCGGGCTGAGCGAGGCGGCCGCCGATGTGGGCACGCTCTATCACCAGTGGAAGGAAGCCGAGCGCACGCTGCGCCGCCACCGTGAAAAGGTGGAGGCGGCGGCCCGCGAGGCGGATTATCTGCGCTCCTCCGTCGAGGAGCTGGAAACCCTCTCGCCGCAGGACGGTGAGGAGGATGCGCTGGCCGAGACCCGCGCGCGCATGATGAAGGCCGAGCGCATTGCCGGCGACATCAACGAGGCGAGCGAGTTCCTGAACGGCAATGCCTCGCCCGTGCCGCTGATTGCCGCGCTGGTGCGCCGTCTGGAGCGCAAGAGCCACGAAGCGCCGGGCCTGCTGGAAGAGACCGTCGAGTTTCTGGATCAGGCGCTCAACCAGCTTTCCGATGCGCAGAGGGCCGTGGACGAGGCGCTGCGCAAGACGGAATACGACCCCAAGGAACTGGAGCGCACGGAAGAACGCCTCTTCGCGCTGCGCGCCGCCGCGCGCAAATATTCGGTTCCCGTCACCGGCCTTCCGGCCCTTGCTGCAAAAATGATCGCCGATCTGGCCGATCTCGATGCGGGCGAGGAGAAGCTGGTGCAGTTGCAGGCGCGGCTTGTCGAGACGCGCGCCGCCTACGAGATCTCCGCCCGCTCGCTCTCGGAAAAACGGCACCACGCCGCCGATGCGCTCGCCGCCGCCGTGATGGCCGAGCTGCCGGCGCTGAAGCTGGAGCGCGCGCGCTTCACCGTCGAGATCACCACCGACCCGGACGGCGGGGCGGAGGAGGGGATCGATACGGTCGAATTCCACGTGCAGACCAACCCGGGCACGCGCCGCGGCCCGATCATGAAGGTGGCGTCCGGCGGCGAGCTGTCACGCTTCCTTTTGGCGCTGAAGGTGGCGCTCGCCGATCGCGGCTCGGCCCCGACGCTCGTCTTCGACGAAATCGACACCGGCGTCGGCGGGGCGGTGGCGGATGCCATCGGCCAGCGGCTGAAGCGCCTGTCCGCCACGGTGCAGGTGCTCTCCGTCACCCACGCCCCGCAGGTCGCCGCCCGCGCGGCGACGCACCTCCTCATCTCCAAGGGACCGGTCGAGGGCAGCGAGACCGTCGCCACCCGCGTCGCCCGCATGGACGACGGCGCGCGCACCGAGGAGATCGCCCGCATGCTGGCCGGCGCGTCCGTGACCGACGAGGCGAGGGCGGCGGCGGCAAGGTTGCTTTCGGGCGGCGTCTGA
- the panC gene encoding pantoate--beta-alanine ligase, with protein sequence MKTFTTIADLRAALAPHRLDGRTIGLVPTMGYLHVGHMELARRALADNDIVVATIFVNPLQFGANEDLARYPRDLARDQAMLEAEGVHYLFAPGVEDMYPRPMETVVDVPKLGAELEGSVRPGHFAGVATVVTKLFNIAGPDRAYFGEKDFQQLTIIRRMVLDLAQPIEVIGVPTVREADGLACSSRNVYLSAEERAAAAIVPRALEEAERLIVAGVTDARALEAGVAAFIRSEPLAKPEVVAVRDPERLAEIDTVGDRPVLLLLFVRFGSTKLLDNRVLGPKNAKKVA encoded by the coding sequence ATGAAGACCTTCACCACCATCGCGGATTTGCGCGCGGCTCTCGCGCCGCATCGTCTCGACGGCCGCACGATCGGCCTCGTCCCCACCATGGGCTATCTTCATGTCGGCCATATGGAGCTTGCCCGCCGGGCGCTCGCCGACAACGACATCGTCGTCGCCACCATTTTCGTCAATCCGTTGCAGTTCGGCGCGAACGAGGACCTTGCGCGTTATCCGCGCGATCTCGCCCGCGACCAGGCGATGCTGGAAGCGGAGGGTGTGCATTATCTCTTCGCGCCCGGTGTCGAGGACATGTATCCGCGGCCGATGGAAACCGTGGTCGACGTGCCGAAGCTCGGCGCGGAGCTGGAGGGCTCCGTCCGTCCCGGCCATTTCGCCGGCGTCGCCACCGTCGTCACCAAGCTTTTCAACATTGCCGGCCCCGACCGCGCCTATTTCGGTGAGAAGGATTTCCAGCAGCTCACCATCATCCGCCGCATGGTCCTCGATCTCGCCCAGCCCATCGAGGTGATCGGCGTGCCGACCGTGCGCGAGGCGGACGGGCTGGCCTGTTCGTCGCGCAATGTCTATCTCTCGGCCGAAGAGCGCGCCGCCGCGGCCATCGTACCGCGCGCGCTGGAGGAGGCGGAACGGCTGATCGTGGCGGGCGTGACGGATGCGCGGGCGCTGGAGGCGGGGGTTGCCGCCTTCATCCGCTCCGAGCCGCTGGCCAAGCCGGAAGTGGTCGCCGTGCGCGATCCCGAAAGGCTGGCCGAAATCGACACGGTCGGGGACCGGCCGGTTCTTTTGTTGCTTTTCGTGCGCTTTGGGAGCACGAAGCTCCTCGATAACAGGGTCCTTGGCCCGAAAAATGCGAAGAAGGTAGCGTGA
- a CDS encoding outer membrane protein assembly factor BamD has protein sequence MVVAGSVGVKKTARIAYLMLFAALSPVVLSACQSDPDIDISKLGMENESPDTLYNQGLANLNAGKVTEAGRKFEAVDRQSPFSDQARKSLVMLAFTSYRQGRNEEAISAAKRYLALYPGSEDAAYAQYIVGLGYWKQIPSVTQDQRASQQTIEAMQAVVDNYPDSEYVEDAQAKIRFARDQLAGKEMQVGRYYLERKEYIAAATRFRVVVEKYPMTNQIEEALARLVETYYAMGVDSEAQTAAAVLGHNYPDSEWYADSYKLLQTKGLEPRENSGSWIARAGRRLMGA, from the coding sequence ATGGTTGTTGCAGGGTCTGTTGGTGTGAAGAAGACGGCGCGCATTGCCTATCTTATGCTGTTTGCGGCGTTGTCTCCGGTGGTTCTTTCCGCGTGCCAGTCGGATCCGGATATCGACATCTCCAAGCTGGGCATGGAAAACGAGTCTCCCGACACGCTCTACAACCAGGGTCTCGCCAACCTCAATGCCGGCAAGGTCACCGAGGCCGGCCGCAAGTTCGAGGCGGTCGACCGGCAGAGCCCGTTCTCCGATCAGGCGCGCAAGTCGCTCGTCATGCTGGCCTTCACGAGCTACCGCCAGGGCCGTAACGAGGAGGCGATCTCCGCCGCCAAGCGTTACCTTGCGCTCTATCCCGGTTCGGAAGACGCGGCCTATGCGCAATATATCGTCGGTCTGGGCTACTGGAAGCAGATCCCCAGCGTGACGCAGGACCAGCGCGCTTCGCAACAGACGATCGAGGCGATGCAGGCCGTTGTCGATAACTATCCCGATTCGGAATATGTCGAGGACGCGCAGGCGAAGATCCGCTTTGCCCGCGACCAGCTCGCCGGCAAGGAAATGCAGGTCGGCCGCTACTATCTCGAGCGCAAGGAATACATTGCCGCGGCAACCCGTTTCCGCGTCGTCGTCGAGAAGTACCCGATGACCAACCAGATCGAGGAAGCGCTGGCGCGCCTCGTCGAGACCTATTACGCCATGGGCGTGGACAGCGAAGCGCAGACCGCCGCCGCCGTTCTTGGCCACAACTATCCGGACAGCGAATGGTATGCGGACAGCTACAAGCTCCTGCAGACCAAGGGGCTGGAGCCGCGCGAGAACTCCGGTTCCTGGATCGCGCGCGCCGGCCGCAGGCTGATGGGCGCTTGA
- a CDS encoding DEAD/DEAH box helicase: protein MTSFESLAPAMAKALEKRGYTTLTPVQIAVSDPKIGDADALVSAQTGSGKTVAFGLALAPTLLEGEDRFDRAGSPLALVIAPTRELAMQVKRELEWLYEMTGAVIGSCVGGMDVRTERRALERGAHIIVGTPGRLRDHITRGNLDLSDIRAVVLDEADEMLDLGFREDLEFILEAAPEDRRTLMFSATVPKEIAALAKNYQRDAMRISTAAEKEQHVDIDYRALLTAPADRENAIINTLRFYDAQNAIVFCSTRAAVNHLTARFNNRGFSVVALSGELSQNERTHALQAMRDGRARVCIATDVAARGIDLPNLELVVHADLPTNPDTLLHRSGRTGRAGRKGVSALIVPLNARRKAERLLQIANLKANWATPPSAEEILRRDDERLLADPLLTDKVTEDEEATVEALVAKFDARQLAAAVTRFFKAGRSAPEDLIEVSLEQRKPRERSNDAIPAETKRPRDSFAASVWVSISVGRKQRAEPRWLIPMLCRNGNITKNEIGAIKMQPEETFVELSAEASDGFLGALGPNSMLERGIRVTVLEGMHDLTPQFYERTPGEKTPRYDRPERRADWKPKGEFEKKGGYDKKARFEKKRDFDKPEGASAKPHWKDRDNKGDFNKGDADKKPRFEKKRDFDKPEGASAKPHWKDREDGGKKPAKPFAGAKPFKGKRDEKFAKPEGAARKPKGKKPERD, encoded by the coding sequence ATGACGAGTTTCGAAAGCCTCGCTCCGGCGATGGCAAAGGCGTTGGAAAAACGCGGCTATACCACATTGACGCCGGTGCAGATCGCCGTCTCCGACCCCAAGATCGGCGATGCCGACGCGCTGGTCTCCGCGCAGACCGGCTCCGGCAAGACCGTGGCCTTCGGCCTCGCGCTCGCCCCGACGCTGCTGGAAGGCGAAGACCGCTTCGACCGCGCCGGCAGCCCGCTCGCCCTCGTTATCGCCCCGACGCGCGAACTTGCCATGCAGGTCAAGCGCGAGCTGGAATGGCTCTACGAGATGACCGGCGCGGTCATCGGCTCCTGCGTCGGCGGCATGGATGTGCGCACGGAACGGCGCGCGCTGGAACGCGGCGCGCATATCATCGTCGGCACGCCCGGCCGTCTGCGCGACCACATCACCCGGGGCAATCTCGATCTTTCCGACATCCGCGCCGTCGTGCTCGACGAGGCCGACGAGATGCTGGACCTCGGCTTCCGCGAAGACCTGGAATTCATCCTGGAAGCCGCGCCCGAAGACCGCCGCACGCTGATGTTCTCGGCCACCGTGCCGAAGGAAATCGCCGCCCTCGCCAAGAATTACCAGCGCGATGCCATGCGCATCTCGACGGCCGCAGAGAAGGAACAGCACGTCGATATCGACTATCGCGCCTTGCTGACCGCCCCGGCCGACCGCGAGAACGCCATCATCAACACGCTGCGATTCTACGATGCGCAGAACGCCATCGTCTTCTGTTCGACGCGCGCGGCCGTGAACCACCTGACGGCCCGCTTCAACAATCGCGGCTTCTCGGTCGTCGCCCTTTCCGGCGAACTCAGCCAGAACGAACGCACCCATGCGCTGCAGGCCATGCGCGACGGCCGTGCTCGCGTCTGCATCGCCACCGACGTCGCCGCCCGCGGCATCGACCTGCCGAACCTCGAGCTGGTCGTTCATGCCGATCTGCCGACCAATCCCGACACGCTGCTGCACCGTTCGGGCCGCACCGGCCGCGCCGGCCGCAAGGGCGTCAGCGCCCTCATCGTGCCGCTCAACGCCCGCCGCAAGGCCGAGCGCCTCTTGCAGATCGCGAACCTCAAGGCCAACTGGGCGACCCCGCCCTCAGCCGAGGAAATCCTGCGCCGCGACGACGAGCGCCTGCTCGCCGACCCGCTGCTGACCGACAAGGTCACCGAGGACGAGGAAGCGACCGTCGAGGCGCTGGTCGCAAAGTTCGACGCCCGCCAGCTCGCCGCAGCCGTCACGCGCTTCTTCAAGGCCGGCCGCTCCGCGCCGGAAGACCTGATCGAAGTCTCGCTCGAACAGCGCAAGCCGCGCGAGCGCAGCAACGACGCCATTCCGGCCGAAACCAAGCGCCCGCGCGACAGCTTCGCCGCAAGCGTCTGGGTCTCCATCTCGGTCGGCCGCAAGCAGCGCGCCGAACCGCGCTGGCTGATCCCCATGCTCTGCCGCAACGGCAACATCACCAAGAACGAGATCGGCGCGATCAAGATGCAGCCGGAAGAGACGTTTGTGGAGCTCTCCGCCGAGGCATCGGACGGTTTCCTCGGCGCGCTCGGGCCGAACAGCATGCTGGAACGCGGCATCCGCGTGACCGTGCTGGAAGGCATGCACGACCTCACGCCCCAGTTCTACGAGCGCACGCCCGGCGAGAAGACGCCGCGCTACGACCGTCCGGAACGCCGCGCCGACTGGAAGCCGAAGGGCGAATTCGAGAAGAAGGGCGGCTATGACAAGAAGGCGCGCTTCGAGAAGAAGCGTGACTTCGACAAGCCGGAAGGCGCAAGCGCCAAGCCGCACTGGAAGGACCGCGACAACAAGGGCGATTTCAACAAGGGCGACGCCGACAAGAAGCCCCGTTTCGAAAAGAAGCGCGATTTCGACAAGCCGGAAGGTGCGAGCGCCAAGCCGCACTGGAAGGATCGCGAAGACGGCGGCAAGAAGCCCGCCAAGCCCTTTGCCGGCGCAAAACCCTTCAAGGGCAAGCGCGACGAGAAATTCGCCAAGCCCGAAGGCGCGGCCCGCAAGCCCAAGGGCAAGAAGCCGGAACGCGACTGA